The genomic stretch CCTTTGCCGCTGCAGGCGGATGTAGCGGGGCCATTTGACAAAGCGGGTGAGGTCCCTTTTGGGCTGGATGTCCTGTCCTGAGAAGTAAAGGGCAACACCGTGAGGCTCAAACTCCCCGTCCAGTTCGTGTTTAGGGCCACTCAGAAGGACGCAGGCGCATCAGCGATCTCGGTGCTTTAAAGTGGCATCACCACGTCTCAGCAAACATTTCGCATCACCTGCACGCCGACACCTAGGATCACGGGGGACACTAGCGACTCCTCTCCTCGTTCAACAGGCAGCCAAGGCGCGTGTCAGTACCGCAGTCCCACCGCCTCTGCTCTGGCAGAGCTGGTTTCGTGAATCCCAAGGCCAGTATCTGGGCTCCACACTGCCACACGCTCAGGCCCTTACAGCGCGGCCACGAAGGATGCACCGTCACTGCCCCCTCTCAGAGGGAGCGATTAAGAACCGAGCCGGGTTACAGCTAGAAAGCAGCGAAAACGCGAGAATCCCCATCCAGGTAGCCTCGACTCCAAACTCACTGAATTCTAGCAAGGCCAAAACATAACCTTCTGTTCAATCAGCCGCTTTTCTCCGTTGGGGGATACCGTTTAAACAGCCGTTTTCAACATTTCCCGTCTCTTACTCACCAATGCCAAAATTCTTGGGCCTTTTCTCGAACAAGGGGTTGACCACCTTCTTCGCCTCCTGCTTCTTCACCACGGCAGGGGCCGGGGCCACCTTCTTACCCTTGGCCTTCTTTCCCTTCGGCTGGGCAAAAGGAAACACCCAGTTCAACCGCCGCCTCCCCAACAGTCTCTCTGAAGACGGGTGGGTCCCGAGCCGGCCCCAAGCATCCCCGTGAGCAAACCTGGCCCCAGCCGCAGGCGCCGCGAGCCCGGCGACCGCCCCCCCGCTCGTGCATCAGCGATCTTGGTGGTTAGGGACGTCCTCACCATCACTCAGATAGCAAATATTCTTTCACATCATCTGCACGAGCCTCGACAGCCCCGCGGCCCCTTTCGGAGTGCGGCGGGCTCCAACAGCAGAGGCAGACAGACTGAAAACCCCCTGCCCAAGACCCCAGGCGGCCCCCGGGACGGAAGAGCCCCCGGGGCGCTAGAGCGCCTCGGCCCCATCAGCCACGAGCCCCGCATGGCGGCGCTGCGCACCCCGgatcctcctcctccccaggcccGGCTGCCGAGGAGTCTATGCGGCCCCAGTGCCTCTAGGCGAGGCCCCGCAGGGCTCCTCTCGCGCTGGGTCGTGGAGGGATCCCTGCGCAGTCACGCCTCGAGCAGGATGGCAGCGGATAGAGCCCGGATCCGAAAGCCAGCATCGCTGGCACCAAGAACACTCACCATCTTGAACGGTTGgcggagaaagaaaggaaagggaattgTGGGTAATATGTATGCGACCTCGGAGATCGCGAGAACTAAAGCCTGTGCGGGATTTCGGATTTAAAGCGACAGAACTTTCTCCCGCCCGGCGGGCGGTGCCTAGAGCCGGACGACGGGTCTGAGCTGCTTGGAAAGGGGCGCGGAGAGGCGCCGGGGAGCCGGGACTTCTCCGGAAGGGCGCGCGCTCGTCCTCAGCCCGCCTTGGCCAGGTACCCGCCGGTCCCCGGCTCTGCGGACCAGGTGTGGGCGTTGGGGCGGCGTGGCGGCGGTGTCGGCGATCTTCTCGTGCGATTTACTCCAAAGTGGCTTAAGAACCGCGAGTTCGGTCGGGGGGCCACCCGGACCGGAGCACGCGCAGCCCGGAGGCACCTGGCGCGGGGCGGGAGGGTGATCCCAGCAGAGACCCCGGAGCTCAGGAGCCCAAGAGGTCCCGTGGGGCGGCCCCCGGGGGTCCCGGCGTGGAGACGAGGGCGGCGGATTGGGGGTGAAGGCCGAGTGCGTTTGGAGGAGGTGGGGTAGGATCCGAGCGGCTCCTCGGGTGAGGAGTAGGGCAGAAGTGCTGGCGGGGAAGCGgctggccagggcaggtgggggacgTGCGTGGGCCTGGCCTCTGAGAAGGCTGCGCCGGAGCCCATCAGGGTGTCGTCGGGGTTCCGGGGAAGGGGCGCGGGCCGGAGGAGACGCCGCAGTGCACTGTGTGCGGATGCTTGGACGAGTGTGTTTGGCAGACAGGGAATCCCCGGAGAGCTGCGGGTCCTGCCGAGGCGGGGGCCTggagggtgggaggctggggttcgCTCGCTCACACCAGACTCTGGGTCCCAGGTGCCCCCTGCCGTGCCCGAGGCCCCGCCATGGCCCAGCAGAGAGCCCTTCCGCAAAGCAAGGAGACGCTGCTGCAGTCTTACAATAAGCGGCTCAAGGATGATGTCAAGTCCATCATGGACAACTTCACCGAAATCATCAAGACCGCCAAGGTGGGTGGGGGCCGCCGGTGTGCTGCCCCTTCTGAGACCAAGGGAAGTAGCAGGGTCTAGAGATTGTGGACAGTGGTGAACGGAGCCAGGGTGTCTGCTTGCAACAGCACCCACTCAACATGGCTGCTCCGGGCCAGGTGATGGCGATATACCAGTGAACCCTTGTCCCCATGGGGAGAACATTTGGGAGAGTCGCAAGGGGACTGACAATAACAAACAGGtcaacagataaataaactgGCCAATTACAGGTCCTGGTGAGGCAGTTGTAGGGGACTCCAGTCACATTGCCGGGATCCAACGTCCAGCATCACTTAACTAGCAGCAAGGGCTTGGATGAGGTCTTGacttctcagtgcctcagtttcccctgcaTCGTAGGGTCCTTGTGATGACTGGAGGAGTTTATCTGTGTAAAGCGGTTACCATGGGGGTTATTGCGAGCGCACGCGGTCAGGGAGAGAAGCCGGGGAAGGCCTCCCAGGTGGGTAGAGTGGTCAGTGTCTGGTTCCGGTCAGGCAAGCCCGCTGACCAGATTGGGGCAGGATCTCTGCATGACCGCTGCAGACCTGTAAGGCTTGTTTGAGCATTGAGAGTGACGATGAAAGCTAGAGTTTATTTAGTGCTCACCACGTGTCAGGCCAAGCCGAGAGGGCCCTTTGTGTCCCgtcccatttaatcttcacaagaacTCTACGGGGCAGGTAGCATTGTTGTCCTCTCCCTTTTcacagggggaaactgaggctcaggtttaCCAACCTGCCCAAAGTCATTCTGCTAATaactggcagggctgggatttgaacccgggaAGTCTGGCTCCTAACCGCCTAGGGTGCCCTGACCCCTGCCCGGACCCTGGCCTGGTGGGTGGGTTGGGACAGTTAGCAGCCTAACAGGCGACGGGCGGGGCAGGACTCCTGGCTCCGCCATTTGCTGCCCGAGACACCTTGAGTGTGCTCAGGTCTGTCCCGGCCTCAGGTTTCCCCACCTGTCAACCAGGGATGGCGGTCCAGGCTTCTGTGAGTTTCCTAAGGTGATGGTCAagtgcctaacacagtgcctggcacccaggaAGTACTCGGCAAACGGTCACTTGAAAAAACACATTGTCGTTTTATCGATCCATTTAGCAGGTCCGTGAGCACCTGAGCTAGGGACGCCGTCTGTGCTGAACAGGACTCCATACCCCAAAAAAGACAGGCTCAACACCTCCCCGCACCTGGCACAGCGGCTGGTGTACTTAGGCATCCACTGGTCCTGGTGAAGGTGCCTGTCATCTCCTTAGAACAGAGCTAGAGGGGGTGACGGTGCACGCGGCCTGAGGTCTGGTTGGCAGCGCCCGGTGCGCAGAGGGCACGAGAGGCCACAGGGTGTGGCGAGTGCGGTCATGCCGCCACTGCCAGGTGCCTGAGGGCCGGGGCGCCTGCCCATTCTAGGCTTTCTTGTTTGCCCTCCAGATTGAGGACGAGACGCAGGTGTCGAGGGCCACTCAGGGCGAGCAGGATAATTACGAGATGCACGTGCGAGCCGCCAACATCGTGAGTCACCAGGTGGAGGGGACAGCCCGGGCTCCAGGAGCCTTATGGTCCCCACTGGGGTTCCCTGGGTGGGGAGCAAACCACTGCTCAGGAGACTCCGCCCGAGAGGAGGGCTGCCCATGGCAGCCGCGTAAGGGGCTGGCAGGTAGCCGGCCACGGCCATCCTGTCGAGTGCCGGGCGGTGGTTAGAAAGAGGTCACCCCTTCCTCGCTGAAGGTTCTTTACAAGTGCGGGAAGCAAATGGCCAGATGAAACGGGATGTGCATTTTGATCCCTTTCGATGTCACAGAACAAGCAGGGCAACCAGGTATTTCCATAGGTCTGTGCCCCCGGATGAAAATGCACAGGACGAGGTCCTAAAGGAATCCCCCCCCACAACTGGCAGATGTGCCGCACCTGAGGAAGAGCAGGGCGGGAGGTTGAATGGGGTGTAGTTGGATCTGGGGTTCGAGGTTTTGAGAAGCAGAATGTGTGCTTGAATAGCACGTGAGCCTGGTGATCGTACCAGCAGGAGCAGAAGGCAGAGGCCAGGGGCGCATGGGGACTGGGGGGCTGACGGCAcctgccccccctcccctcccctccccctccccctcccctccccctcccctccctcccctccccctccctccctcccctcccctccccctccccctcccctccccctcccctccctcccctccccctccctccctcccctcccctccccctccccccatagcTTAAGCTCTAGTTTCCTCACTTCTCACAATGACCCTATGTTAGTGCCGTGGTCCCACTTGGCAGGTGAGGCAGCTGAGGCCATTGCTTATCCAGCGCCAGGCACACGGAGGCAGGCTGCTGTCAGTCCCTCACTGTGCTGCCCCGCCCCCATCCACGTAGGTCCGAGCCGGTGAGTCCCTGATGAAGCTGGTGTCCGACCTCAAGCAGTTCCTCATCCTCAACGACTTCCCGTCGGTGAATGAGGCCATCGAGGAGCGCAGCCAGCAGCTGCGAGCTCTGCAGGAGGAGTGTGACCGGAAGCTCATCGCCCTGCGGGATGAGGTCTCCACAGACCTCTATGAGCTGGAGGAGGAGTATTACTCGTCCAGGTACAAATAGGGCTGGACCCCGTGCAGAGCGGACCTGTGGACCTGGGCCCGGCCAGCAGGGGTGGCCCAGCCCCACCTGGCAGCCCGAAGGTCCTGTTTTTCCAAATCCTTCCCGGTCTTGGCGACAGAGCCCTTTGCCTGGGTTTCAGAGGAGACCTCATGGTCAGAGCGTTTGATCTACAGACAACCTACGCCGTCGACCGGGGCCCGGGCATCGGGATGAAAATCACAGAGCCGCGAGGGTTGGGAGGGCCAAGCCAGCATTTCTGTCTGGGGGCTTGTCTGTCCCTCTTAGCTATCTAAGCAATACCTAAACATTCCAGCCAAGGCGGGGCTAGCTCTCTTGGCCACCCAGGCCCATGTCCAGGACTCCAGTGCTTGCCCAGGGATGTAGTTCCATATGGAGGTCACTGAATACCCACCGTGTGTGTCAGGGGTGGGGGTttctgggaaggaggaggagaaaacccAAGCAGAGGATGGCCTTGAAAGCCAGGCCTGGGAACTTGGACCACTGAGCCCCCATTCAGCTCAGCCTTGTTCACAGACCTTCTATATGCCAGGCCCATGCTGAGCCCCAGGGATACAGCAGGAGCAAGACCTGTCACCCCAGCCCTCGTGTGGCCACTTAGAATCCTGAGACTTGAGGCGGTTTGACCTGGAGGGGGCCTGAGAAATCAGAGTCCAGGTGTAATTTacatttggggaaactgaggctggagagatCCCACATCTCTGTCCCCATTAGCTTGGAAAGATTGACACTCGGTCCAGCAGACACGGAGTCCACACCCCCTCTCGCCCTTGCCTGACAAATGTGTCCTTCCCGTCATGGATTTTCAGCGCTCCTTTCTGTCCCGTGGCAGCCGTGCTGGGGCCACAGACGCCCAGAGCCAGTGGTCTGGGGCTTGGTTTCACCGCGCTGGACTCAGTGCCACCCCTCATGGTCCCCGCCCATCTTGGCCTTTGCGGGAAGGGACAGAGTGTCACTGCCCAGAGGGAGCGGTCTAGCCTCTTCCAGAGGGTTCTGGGGCCTTCTCTAGTCCCCGATGCCCACGGCTCAGCAGACATGCGGCAGGTGCCTCCTACGTACCAGGCCTTCAGAGAGGGGTCCCAAGTGGGTCCCTGCTGGGGATGTTGCTCACAGCCCTGCTTGTCCCCTATGTCCCCGTGTTTGTCCCCTTGCTGCCCCCAAGGGCCACACCCCTGGGCTGAGCAGCTGCAGGCCAGCAAGGCAGCGCCGCCTCTTGAGGCTGAGGGCCGGAGGGGCAGGGCCGCAGGGGAACCCAGGGGGTCTGAGAGCTAGGCTCCTCGCGTCCCGGCTCTGGGCCCGGCAGTCTCTGGTTCACCCAGAGGGGTTTCTGGTCCGGCCTGGGGTCCCTTCCCGCTGTTCCCGTTGCCTCGAGAGGCTGAGTTCCTCTCTCGTCTGTAAATGCCTGTAAGTGGCTGGGGCTCGGCTGAGGCTGGGCCCGCGGGCTGTCAGCGCCTCCCTGCTCGGCCCCCAACCCCGGCCACCAGCGCTCAGCCCGTCCTCCGTCCTCCCCGTGCGTCCCGGCTGCCTGCACCCCCATCTCCCCGGCCACCAGCGCTCAGCCCATCCTCCGTCCTCCCCGTGCGTCCCGGCTGCCTGCACCCCCATCTCCCCGGCCACCAGCGCTCAGCCCGTCCCCCGTCCTCCCTGTGCGTCCCGGCTGCCTGCACCCCCATCTCCCCGACCACCAGCGCTCAGCCCGTCCCCCGTCCTCCCTGTGCGTCCCGGCTGCCTGCACCCCCATCTCCCCGGCCACCAGCGCTCAGCCCGTCCCCCGTCCTCCGTGCGTCCCGGCTGCCTGCACCCCCATCTCCCCGGCCACCAGCGCTCAGCCCGTCCCCCGTCCTCCCTGTGCGTCCCGGCTGCCTGCACCCCCATCTCCCCGGCCACCAGCGCTCAGCCCGTCCCCCGTCCTCCGTGCGTCCCGGCTGCCTGCACCCCATCTCCCCGGCCACCAGCGCTCAGCCCATCCCCCGTCCTCCCTGTGCGTCCCGGCTGCCTGCACCCCCATCTCCTGCACCCCCATCTCTACGCTCACTCCCCTGCTTTCTGCTCACGACTTGCTCTTTCTTGGTCTCTTGCCCTCCACTCTCCTTGAGACTCCGCTCTGTGTCCAGGATGGTTTCTGAGACTGAACGCTGAGGGCAGGAGCAAGGGAGGGAGCGAGAGGCAGGGCAGGATTCGGGAGAAAGCCATGGAGACGAGTGTGGGGACGGGACATGCTCTAGTCGCCCCATTGACAACCTTCACGAGCCGTGCCCTTCACCTGCGTCCTCGCCGTGAGAGGCCGGCCCTGCTGTCCCCTTATTAGAGACAGGAGACTGAGTTCAAGGGGCCGGGGGCCTGTTTGAGGTCACACACAACACCAGGGCCTCTGCTCCTAACTGCCACCCCATTGAGGCTGAGTCCCAGCCAGGGCCAGACCCAGAAGGACGACAGGCTCTCTGCCCTCAGGGGCCTCGGGACCCAGGAGGCCATAGCGAGCTCTGGACGCTGGTTCCTGCAGCTGGTGGGAGCGTGTGACTAGGCTGGCAGCTCCCTGCGGGAGGAGGGCAGCTGGAGCCAGGACAGGAGGTGGCGGCAGGGACCAGGAATGCCACTTGGCAGGAGGGACACCGGTTGGTCAGTGGAAGGGACCAGCCGAGGTCACAGCCTGCTGGTGGCTGGTCCCAGAAGGCGCCCTTTCGGATTCTCCGGAGGACCCGGAGGCAGGGGCAGCCGCCCGCGCCTCGCCCTCAGCCGGGCCGCTTGACGGAGGGGCCAGCAccgaggagaggaggggaaggccgGCCTGGGGTGTGGTCTGTTTCCTTAACTCTGCTTCTGTCTCGCTTTCCCTCCCTGGCTTCCCTCACTGCCTGCTCCTGTCTCTCCCTGGGTTTCTGGTGGTGGAAAAGCTCAAGTCTTTGCGAAGCTAATGGTCTGCCTCTGTGTGAAGCTTACTGGAGGCTGGACCTCGACACAGACTCCGCCGACGGCCTCTCAGTCCCTCTGCCGGCGTCCCCGGAGCCCAGTGCCGGCCCCCTGCAggctgcagcccctgcccacTCCCACGCCGGTGGCCCCGGCCCTGCAGAGCACGCCTGAGCCTCCCAGGGCTCCTCTCCCCGGGCCCCTAGACCTTAGGAATGAAGTGCAGTGTTCCCCTCTGGGCCCACCACAGCCTCAGCTCTCTTCAGCCTCGGGGCCCACTTGGGGAGCCGCCGTGGCCTCTTTCGGAACCGTGTCAGCCCAGGGACAGCCCACCTAGGAGTGTTGGGGGAAAGCAAATACCCCCAGCCATGCCAGGGGGGCCCATCCTTCCTCTTGTCGTCACCTCTTATTTGCTACCTTCCTGGCTGGCTGGAAGGAAGTTTCCAGGGTAGTTTGTCCTGTTGAGGACCTAACGGCGGGGCAGGGGGGATGCCCAGCCTTGGGAGACGTGACCTGAGCGTGGTGTTTACAATGGAGGACGCAAGTGCTCAGAGTGGACAGTACTAGCCAAGGCCAGGCCCCCATGCAGAGCTCTGCCCGCTACCTTGCCCTGAGGCTCCCTGCGCTAGCTGACTGCCCCTGCAGGGCTGTGGGGAAAGGGGGCTGCCCACTCTTGCAGAAGTCAGGCAGGGTCCTTCCTATTGCGCTGCTGCACACGTTTTGGTTCTTTTTGTGATGAGACTGTTGAATAAAACCAGCCCCACCCTTTTGCTTTGGTCGGTTCCTTTTCTTGCTCAGCCCCAATCAGTTTTGGACCACCCTTGGTCTCGGTGGCTGTCGGAAAACAGCCCCTGGGCTTTGCCTGGACAACATTGGGCTCCAGGTCAGCCTTCTCACGGGGGATCTGGGCAAGCAGGGGCTTTGTCAGCTTGGAGTCATGGCTGCATCTCCATTGCTTAGAAAGAGCTGTCTAGGACCTAGAAGGGCCCTAATGTTTGGTGAATGCATGAAAAGCTGCCATTGTTGCATACCACGTGGCCTAGGCGGCGTGCGTCTGGTTGCACCCCGAGTCGGTGCTCGTTATTGGCATCTCAGAGAGGGGCGACCACGGGCTTGCAGGGGGTTGTAGTGCTGTGCTCATGGTCATGGAGCTGGGAAGGGAAGTGGGAGGTTCAGGACTCAACCCAGGTGGAACGCTAGGCCCAGTGCCTGGAGCCAGGCTCACCTGAGAAGCGGGGGGCGGGTGTCACCCCAGAAGAGCCGGGACATCAATCCCAAGCCCTGTCACCGGCGTGCTGAGGGAGATCACCGTCCCAGTGTACGGAGGACATGCCAAGCCACGACCCGCCACGTCACTCTGAATTTATTACCAATCACCACTGAAACATAAACTTGATGAGGACGCTGCTTGTAGCCCGGGGCCTTGGAACCTGCCCGGCGCGCAGTCCTTTCTGAACGAACGCGGTCTCGCCAGCTTCCATTTGGGGTCTGAGCCCCCAGAGAACTAAATTTCTGCGGATCTCTTCCCGTCCCCCCGTCATGGGTACCGACCACCTACCGCGTGCCAggcgcggtccccgcccccgccccataATGCTTTGCGCCCCCCGGTGCCTCTTCCGTTGGCGCCACCTGGTTAATCGAGCGTCGCGCGCTGGCTGCTCGGCGCTCGTCTGGCCGCGCCTGCCCACGTGCTGGTTTCCGGCGAGCGCAGCGGAAGGGGAAAGGGTCGCGCCGGCCGGGGGCAGGGTGTATGTCTGTGGCTGCCGGTGCCGGCGAGGGACGCTGCAACCCGGCTCTCCTCCCCGCGAGTAGGACCCCGGAGCGAGCCCCGCCCGACCCCCGAACCTCCAGCCATGGCTTCTCTGCTTGCGAAGGACGCCTACCTCCAGAGTCTGGCCAAGAAGAtctgctcccagcccagccccgagccACAGAAGCGCAAGTCGGGTAAAGCGCAGCCCCCGGCCGGGACTGGGAGGGCTTCGGAAGGGGGcgcccctccaccccccagcgTCCCCACTCCCCTCCGCGGCGGAGGTCGGTGTGTGCCCCACACCGCACCTGAGTAGCCTGCAGGTGGAGTAGGCACGTATATGCGTGAAACAAGCCTGTGAAATAGTAGAGGGAAGTGTTGTAAGGGATGCTTAAGGCAACGCCATTTCCCTTGTTGGTTGGGGGCATCCGTCTGGGAGTCTGAGGGATTCAGCTGTGCGCCCTCCGGGCTGGAAGCTCGGCCGGGGTTTGGAGGAGGTGACCCCGTGGAATGGTTGGTCTGCCGTTGGGCATCGTGAACAGGCTTAGCCAGCCCTCCACGCCGGGTGGGAAGACAGGTATGAGTGAGGATGAAAAAAGTACTTTTTCAGCCCAGTACTATGGGCCTGGTGGtggtgtggggagaaggaaggaagaaagaagatgggTCCTGCTAATGGGAGTTTACACGGCAGTGGCGACAAGGGCCCCCTCAGGAGGCAGGTACACAAATAGGTGAAACCGACAGTAATTGGCTTGCCCTGGCGcagaggaggggagagtgggCACGTCTGCCGTGGACCTACCAGAGGGAAAACGACCTTTTCTTTTGATACAAGGAAAATGTGTTCATCGTAGAAAAATGAAGTTAAGTGAATTTTTTCACCACTCAGTTACTAGTTAGACCTGTGTCTTTCTAAAACTTTTTCTGAGTGTTTCTCACTGAAACAATTTGGCTCCTACTTTGTGTACTCaactctcattttccttttagaaTGTAAACGTTTTGTgccctccccaacacacacacgtgtgggatcttaggtccccgaccacggattgaacccaggcccttggcagtgagagcgcagagtacttaaccaccggactgccagggaattctctcccAGTCTGTTACAGTGCAAGCCTGTGCCATTGTTTTTTGTTGGGTACATCATAGTTTGTTTTGTGGCGGTGCCCTCACTGTCGTTGTAGATGGATATCTAGGTTTACCTAGTTTTTCGCTCAAAAGACGTAATGGTGAACACCCCGAGGCCACATCTTTCTGCATACCCAGAATGGGTTCTCACAAGCAGACTGCTGGGGCAGCGTGTGGGTGCTTTTCAGGGTTTTGATGAGTGTGGCTGGTCTGCTTTCTAGGAAGTTTGTGGTTCTGAGCTCAACGGATGAGGGTCTCCATATCCCCCATCCTGATCGGCTTTTGGCATTCTTCTAGGACCGAAGCCTCTGCAAGACCTTCCTATCTATTGAATGGGTCACAGGGATTGGGGTGGCAGCCCTTTCTCATTTTGTGTTTCAGCTGGCAAAACTCAAGTCTCAGAAGCTGCTAGGCCAcccaaaaagaagaggaagagagcacAGAAGAAATCCCGGGAGCGGGAGGAGAAGGCTGCAGAACCCAAGGCCCAGGCCCCTGCGGAGAAGTCTCAAGCCAGGACGCCAGTGGCAGCCAAGGAGAAGGAGGATGAGGCCCCCAGCTCGACGGGGGCCCCTGCGGGtgaggggggtgggcagggtcGACTGGGATCTGGGACAGATACAAAAGTGGGCCTCTCTGGTCATAACGGCACGATCAGATCGTGTGAGACTTCCCGAAGAGCGCGTTTTCAGAGGACAGATCACGGGGCCCCTGTGGGTGGATGGGAATCTCAGGAAGTGCACAGTAGTTCCAGGCCGCGTAGTAACTGGGATGGCGAGGGGCAAGGCCATGTCCCACTGAGGTCCTGCAGCAGCTTGGCTTGTAGAACTTTACTGCCCTCACGTCTCTGAAGTGGTGTGAGAGCTGCCTCTGGGTCTGGGGGGCGCTGCAGAAGGTGGAAGAAGTGGGAGATGGGTTTGGGCCGCACTTCGTGAGGATGTCCTGTCCTGGAGGCCAGTCCAGCTTGAAGAGGTAGGGTAGAATTTACTGGAACTGACCTGCAGATCCACGAGTGGTCACTGGAGGGGGGCAGTGTATGGAGACTCAGGCTTCGAAGCTGGGCCCTTGGGGAGGGCCCAGGaaggtcggggggtgggggagtctcCTTTTGGTCCTCTGACTGCTTCTTTGCAGATGGCCTGGCCGGTGAGCCTGGCTCTTTATTTGCCTTGGACGTTCTGCGGCAGCGCCTGCATGAGAAGATCCGGGAGGCGCGGGGCCAGGTAGGTGGAGGAGACCTCTGGGTCCTGTGGTGGTTTCCGCACCCTGCCTGGAGAGAAGACGCCCAGGTGCTTGCTGAGgtcagccccagctctgccagctATTATGGGGCTGACGGGGCAGGCGTGGGGGCGCTCAGCCCCTGTTCCCGCCCCTGCAGCGGGTGCCACCAGGGCCTCGGCAGCTCTGTCCTGCAGGAGGTCAGGTGTAGTTCTTGTCATCTTGGGGAGCTCGGTCCCCAGGGTCCCCCTCCTGCTGGCCATGCCGAGCTTCTGGCTCTTCTGTCCTGCGGCCTTGGAGAGAGGCTCAGCCTCTTCCTTCAGGGAAAGCTGCCTTTGCTAACACACCCACACTGGGCGGCAATTCCTGCACGTTTGTCCGTCTAAATGCACGACGGCCCTGTGAGGTAAGCCAGGGCCTGAGATGAGGTGACAGGCATGCGACGGATGCTCCAGGACCTcaaccgccccccgccccccgttttCCTGGGGCCCTCCCCCAAGCCTCCTGCTGTGTGGGGACAGTCCCCTGGCTTCTGTCCGCACTGTCCCGGGACAGGCCCGAGGGCCCTGCCTTCCTGCAGTGGTCCAGAGCACTGTTGTCTGCCCCACAGGGGTCAGAATCGTGCAGTGGTCTGCACAGGTGCAGTGTTCTGACCCAATGCCAAGATCTGGGTGGTGGCCTTGGTTAAGCCCCCTGTCCTTGTCTCTGAAATAATGGAGGGCCACATGTCCCTTATTGGGTCACTGGGGAGACTTAGAGGCAGCATGTTTGGGAAGTGCCCCGGTATGGTAGGTGCCTGGGATCCGGAAGGCACGGTTCTCGTGGGATCCCCTTGGCCTTGTTTTGGGTGCACTTTGGGTGCCAGGTCACCTCCGGGTGGAACGCTGCACGTGGCGGCCCATTTTCCTGCCCCGATTCCATGTGCCAGGCTGGGGGCCCCGCGGTTGGGAGAACCTGATGAGTGAGCACCTTCTTGCGCCGCAGGGCAGCGCCAAGGAGTTGTCTCCAGCTGCTTTGGAGAAAAGACGCCGGAGGAAGCAGGAGCGCGACCGGAAGAAGAGGAAGCGGAGGGAACTGAGAGCAAAGGAGAAGGCGGCCGAGGCcctggagggggtggagggggtggaggcCGCCGAGCCGCCGCCCGAGGCGCCCCACGAGGAGGCGCAGGCCCAGGCGGGGCTGCTCTTCAACAAGGTGAGCGCTGCGCGGCCGTCGGGCGGGTGGAGGTGGGCGCGGTGCGCAGGCCCCAGGCGGGCGGGAAGCGGCGCACAGCTCACGTCGCCCTCTTCCCCCGAGGTGGAGGTGAGCGAGGAGGAGCCGGGCAGCAAGGCCCAGCGTaggaaggagaagaggcagaagcTGAAGGGGAACCTGACGCCGCTGACGGGCAGGAACTACCGGCAGCTGCTGGAGCGCCTGCAGGCGCGGCGGGCCCGGCTGGAGGAGCTGCGGGACCAGGACGCGGGCCAGGCCCGGGAGCTCGAGGCCAAGATGCAGTGGACCAACCTGCTGTACAAGGCCGAGGGCGTGAAGATCCGCGACGACGAGCACCTGCTGCAGGAGGCCCTGAAGCGCAAGGAGAAGCGGCGGGCGCAGCGGCAGCGCGCGTGGGAGAAGCGCACGGCGCACGTGCTGGGGAAGATGCAGCAGCGGCAGGACAGGCGGCGGCAGAACCTGCGCAAGAAGAAGGCGGCCAGGGCCGAGCGGCGCCTGGAGAAGGCTCGCAAGAAGGGCCGCATCCTGCCCCAGGACCTGGAGCGGGCCGGCCTGGTC from Phocoena phocoena chromosome 6, mPhoPho1.1, whole genome shotgun sequence encodes the following:
- the MED22 gene encoding mediator of RNA polymerase II transcription subunit 22 is translated as MAQQRALPQSKETLLQSYNKRLKDDVKSIMDNFTEIIKTAKIEDETQVSRATQGEQDNYEMHVRAANIVRAGESLMKLVSDLKQFLILNDFPSVNEAIEERSQQLRALQEECDRKLIALRDEVSTDLYELEEEYYSSSSSLCEANGLPLCEAYWRLDLDTDSADGLSVPLPASPEPSAGPLQAAAPAHSHAGGPGPAEHA
- the SURF6 gene encoding surfeit locus protein 6, translating into MASLLAKDAYLQSLAKKICSQPSPEPQKRKSAGKTQVSEAARPPKKKRKRAQKKSREREEKAAEPKAQAPAEKSQARTPVAAKEKEDEAPSSTGAPADGLAGEPGSLFALDVLRQRLHEKIREARGQGSAKELSPAALEKRRRRKQERDRKKRKRRELRAKEKAAEALEGVEGVEAAEPPPEAPHEEAQAQAGLLFNKVEVSEEEPGSKAQRRKEKRQKLKGNLTPLTGRNYRQLLERLQARRARLEELRDQDAGQARELEAKMQWTNLLYKAEGVKIRDDEHLLQEALKRKEKRRAQRQRAWEKRTAHVLGKMQQRQDRRRQNLRKKKAARAERRLEKARKKGRILPQDLERAGLV